One genomic window of Quercus robur chromosome 6, dhQueRobu3.1, whole genome shotgun sequence includes the following:
- the LOC126732442 gene encoding probable glucan 1,3-beta-glucosidase A isoform X1 → MELTFSKWVCAFLLCCWLNFSKGYSVEGLRGDSKVKAVNLGGWLVVEGWIKPSLFDGIPNGDMLDGTEVQFKSVTLQKYVSAENGGGMIVTVSRDVASSWESFKLWRVSESEFQFRTSQGQFLTCDGIGCSISATAESPSTSETFFIERNNSRVHIKLKSGAYLQATIENQLTGDYLGTPGWDDNEATFEMMIVANNLHGDYQLANGYGHNDAKKVLQRHRNTFITTEDFHFLYRHGINTVRIPVGWWIASDPNPPAPFIGGTLEALDNAFSWAQAYNIKCIIDLHAAPGSQNGMEHSASRDGFTGWPSPDYISQTLDVIDFLASRYAKHPALLGIELLNEPSAATVPLDTLVSYYKQGYQIVQKYSSTAYVIICQRIGNADPLELYQANIGSHNIVVDLHFYNLFDPFYVNMSAADNIQFIYKSREDQLRALNSTNGPLVFIGEWVNEWNVTSGSQTDYQEFGKAQLEVYDSASFGWAYWTLKNDRKHWDFEWNIRNNYLQLGDSPNKKIFNSLMLLGLTCAWFCMHSLL, encoded by the exons ATGGAACTCACTTTTAGCAAATGGGTATGTGCATTTCTACTGTGTTGTTGGCTCAACTTCTCTAAGGGATACTCAG TGGAGGGATTACGTGGGGATTCTAAAGTTAAAGCAGTGAACTTGGGAGGGTGGCTGGTTGTGGAAGGTTGGATTAAGCCTTCACTGTTTGATGGCATTCCCAATGGAGACATGCTT GATGGAACAGAGGTACAATTTAAGTCAGTGACATTGCAGAAGTATGTGTCTGCAGAGAATGGAGGAGGTATGATTGTTACAGTTAGCAGAGATGTTGCATCTTCGTGGGAAAGCTTTAAG TTATGGAGAGTTTCAGAATCAGAATTTCAGTTTCGCACCTCCCAAGGCCAATTTCTAACATGTGATGGAATAGGTTGCTCTATCTCTGCAACTGCAGAATCACCTTCCACGTCAGAAACATTTTTCATTGAAAGGAATAACAGTAGAGTTCACATCAAACTCAAGAGTGGGGCTTATTTGCAG GCTACAATAGAAAATCAGCTCACCGGAGACTATCTAGGGACGCCGGGATGGGATGATAATGAAGCCACATTTGAGATGATGATTGTAGCAAATAACTTGCATGGAGATTACCAGCTTGCAAACGGATATGGACACAATGATGCCAAAAAGGTTCTTCAG AGACATAGAAACACTTTTATCACTACCGAAGATTTCCATTTTTTGTATAGACATGGAATAAATACTGTGAGGATCCCAGTTGGCTGGTGGATTGCTTCTGATCCTAATCCTCCTGCTCCATTTATTGGAGGTACTCTGGAAGCTCTGGATAATGCATTCTCATGGGCACA AGCCTATAACATTAAGTGCATAATCGACCTTCATGCAGCTCCTGGCTCCCAAAATGGGATGGAACATAGTGCTAGTCGAGATGGTTTTACAGGCTGGCCTTCTCCAGATTACATCTCTCAAACATTGGATGTTATAGATTTTCTAGCTTCCAG GTATGCAAAACATCCAGCATTACTAGGAATTGAGCTCTTAAATGAACCATCAGCAGCCACAGTTCCATTGGATACTTTAGTTTCATATTACAAACAAGGCTACCAAATTGTTCAAAAGTACTCATCAACGGCTTATGTAATAATTTGCCAAAGAATTGGCAATGCAGATCCCTTGGAACTTTATCAGGCTAACATAGGCTCTCACAACATAGTGGTGGATTTGCATTTCTACAATCTCTTTGACCCTTTCTATGTTAATATGAGTGCTGCGGATAATATACAATTCATATACAAGAGCAGGGAAGACCAATTACGGGCCCTCAACAGCACAAATGGTCCACttgtttttattg GGGAATGGGTGAATGAATGGAATGTGACGAGTGGGTCTCAGACAGATTACCAAGAGTTTGGGAAGGCCCAGTTAGAGGTTTATGATTCAGCTTCCTTTGGATGGGCATATTGGACACTAAAAAATGACAGAAAGCACTGGGATTTTGAATGGAACATAAGGAACAATTATCTCCAACTAG GTGATTCACCcaacaagaaaattttcaacAGTTTAATGTTGCTTGGGTTGACATGTGCCTGGTTCTGCATGCATTCTTTATTGTGA
- the LOC126732441 gene encoding uncharacterized protein LOC126732441, with protein sequence MGRPKLTTIFTSNSHQILPSSSDPTRQNLVDDKSDAPNDGFPGSIFGFLRRLMSGNKIDGGSRTEAEEKVYSWLYALAQSDKDLVFEYVRSTERGLSFTEAERRLKENGPNVPLDHSFPNWWQLLWNAFFHPFNIILIVLSVLSYITSDNPNGCIMLVLVFISVSLRFYQEYSSSKAAMRLSELVRCPVKVQRCAGRVVQTELIVQIDQRDVVTGDIVIFEPGDLFPGDVRLLSSKHLVVSQSSLTGESMTTEKTADIREDQSTPLLDLRNICFMGTNVVSGSGTGLVVSTGSKTYMSTMFSAIGKKKPPDDFENGVRRISYVLIAVMLVVVTIIVLTDYFTSRSLSGSVLFGISVASALTPQMLPLIVNTSLAKGALSMARDRCIVKSIIAIRDMGSMDVLCIDKTGTLTMNRAIMVNHLDCQGLPKEKVLRFAFLNSYFKTDQKYPLDDAILAYVYTNGYRFQPSKWSKIDEIPFDFIRRRVSVILETQSYAEDRNHQFLKRFMVTKGALEEVMKVCSFIEHVDSGAISTLSSEDYQRILSMAEEVSNEGLRTIGVAIKRLKLQNSKGSMANDEAFESDMVFLGLVTFFDPPKDSAKQALWLLAEKGVKAKVLTGDSLSLAIRVCKEVGIKTTHVTTGPELELLSQDTFHETVKRATVLARLTPTQKLRVVQSLQTVGKHVVGFLGDGVNDSLALDAANVGISVDSGVSVAKDFADIILLEKDLNVLVAGVEQGRLTFGNTMKYLKMSVIANVGSVISLLIATLVLQYEPLTAKQLLTQNFLYSVGQIAIPWDKMEEDYVKTPQRWSKKGLPLFILWNGPVCTICDVATLVFLCFYYDATTLADNKFFHSAWFLEGLLMQTLIIHLIRTEKIPFIQEVASWPVICSTVVISAIGIAILYTPIGEVMGFVYLPLSYFGFLVVLFVGYFSVGQVVKRLYIFVYKRWL encoded by the exons GCCTGAGCTTCACCGAAGCTGAGAGAAGATTGAAGGAAAATGGCCCAAATGTTCCTCTTGATCACTCTTTTCCAAATTGGTGGCAACTTCTTTGGAATGCCTTTTTTCATCCTTTTAATATCATTCTTATTGTTTTGTCTGTGCTTTCATACATAACCAGTGACAATCCAAATGGATGCATCATGCTTGTGTTGGTTTTTATTAGTGTCTCCCTTCGATTCTACCAG GAATATAGCAGTTCAAAAGCAGCTATGAGACTTTCAGAATTAGTAAGATGTCCAGTCAAAGTTCAAAGATGTGCAGGAAGAGTTGTTCAGACTGAATTAATTGTTCAAATTGATCAAAGGGATGTTGTTACTGGTGATATTGTCATTTTTGAACCTGGGGACCTTTTTCCTGGAGATGTGAGGCTGTTATCTTCAAAACACCTTGTTGTAAG TCAGTCCTCACTCACAGGGGAGTCCATGACAACAGAAAAAACGGCTGACATCAGAGAAGATCAGAGCACTCCTTTACTAGATTTAAGGAATATTTGCTTCATG gGAACAAATGTGGTATCAGGCAGTGGAACCGGTCTAGTAGTTTCTACTGGATCCAAGACTTACATGAGCACCATGTTTTCAGCCATAGGGAAGAAGAAACCACCGGATGACTTCGAGAATGGTGTCCGCCGCATATCTTATGTGCTTATTGCTGTTATGCTTGTAGTAGTCACAATCATAGTCTTAACTGATTACTTTACATCCCGTTCTTTGAGCGGAAGTGTTCTTTTTGGAATCTCAGTTGCAAGTGCACTGACTCCTCAAATGCTTCCCCTCATTGTTAACACAAGTCTTGCTAAGGGAGCACTTTCCATGGCCAGAGATAGATGTATAGTCAAAAGCATAATTGCCATTCGAGACATGGGATCGAT GGATGTCTTGTGCATTGATAAGACAGGTACACTTACCATGAACCGTGCAATCATGGTTAATCATCTTGACTGCCAGGGTTTACCCAAAGAAAAGGTTCTACGGTTTGCATTCCTTAACTCCTACTTCAAGACTGACCAGAAGTATCCTCTGGATGATGCAATTTTGGCATATGTATATACAAATGGGTACAGGTTCCAGCCATCCAAGTGGAGCAAGATAGATGAGATCCCATTTGATTTTATAAGAAGAAGAGTTTCTGTTATTTTGGAAACACAGTCATATGCAGAAGATAGAAACCATCAATTCCTCAAACGATTCATGGTTACAAAAGGTGCACTGGAAGAAGTAATGAAAGTTTGTTCTTTCATTGAGCATGTTGACAGTGGTGCAATTTCAACTTTATCCTCAGAAGACTATCAGAGGATTCTAAGTATGGCAGAAGAAGTAAGCAATGAGGGATTAAGGACTATAGGAGTAGCAATAAAGAGGCTGAAACTG CAAAACAGTAAAGGAAGCATGGCCAATGATGAGGCTTTTGAATCAGACATGGTGTTCCTCGGCCTTGTAACATTCTTTGACCCACCCAAGGACTCAGCAAAGCAAGCTTTGTGGCTGTTGGCTGAGAAGGGGGTGAAAGCAAAGGTATTAACAGGTGATTCACTCTCCCTTGCGATAAGGGTTTGCAAGGAAGTAGGCATCAAAACAACCCATGTAACTACTGGACCCGAGCTTGAGCTACTCAGCCAGGATACCTTCCATGAGACTGTTAAACGAGCAACGGTACTAGCTAGGCTTACTCCAACTCAGAAACTCCGAGTAGTACAGTCATTGCAGACGGTTGGCAAGCATGTTGTTGGGTTTTTAGGAGATGGTGTAAATGACTCCCTGGCATTGGATGCTGCCAATGTAGGTATATCAGTTGACTCAGGAGTATCAGTTGCAAAAGACTTCGCTGACATTATCTTACTAGAGAAAGACCTCAACGTCCTTGTTGCCGGAGTTGAGCAGGGTCGGCTTACTTTTGGGAATACTATGAAGTACTTAAAAATGTCAGTTATTGCTAATGTAGGAAGTGTTATTTCACTCCTAATAGCAACCCTGGTCCTTCAGTATGAGCCACTGACTGCAAAACAGCTTCTTACGCAAAACTTTTTGTATAGTGTGGGTCAAATTGCTATCCCGTGGGACAAGATGGAAGAAGATTATGTGAAAACCCCACAAAGATGGTCCAAGAAAGGCTTACCTTTGTTCATATTATGGAACGGGCCCGTGTGTACTATTTGTGATGTAGCCACTCTCGTGTTCCTTTGTTTCTATTACGATGCTACCACTCTAGCAGACAATAAATTCTTTCATTCTGCTTGGTTTCTCGAAGGGCTTCTTATGCAAACTTTAATTATCCACTTGATCCGGACAGAGAAAATTCCCTTCATTCAGGAGGTTGCCTCATGGCCTGTGATCTGTTCAACTGTTGTGATTTCGGCCATTGGCATTGCAATTCTTTACACACCAATTGGGGAAGTCATGGGATTCGTTTATCTGCCTTTATCATATTTTGGATTTCTGGTTGTTCTTTTTGTAGGATACTTTTCAGTTGGTCAGGTGGTCAAGAGACTTTACATTTTTGTTTACAAAAGATGGCTTTAG
- the LOC126732442 gene encoding probable glucan 1,3-beta-glucosidase A isoform X2, translating to MELTFSKWVCAFLLCCWLNFSKGYSVEGLRGDSKVKAVNLGGWLVVEGWIKPSLFDGIPNGDMLDGTEVQFKSVTLQKYVSAENGGGMIVTVSRDVASSWESFKLWRVSESEFQFRTSQGQFLTCDGIGCSISATAESPSTSETFFIERNNSRVHIKLKSGAYLQATIENQLTGDYLGTPGWDDNEATFEMMIVANNLHGDYQLANGYGHNDAKKVLQRHRNTFITTEDFHFLYRHGINTVRIPVGWWIASDPNPPAPFIGGTLEALDNAFSWAQAYNIKCIIDLHAAPGSQNGMEHSASRDGFTGWPSPDYISQTLDVIDFLASRYAKHPALLGIELLNEPSAATVPLDTLVSYYKQGYQIVQKYSSTAYVIICQRIGNADPLELYQANIGSHNIVVDLHFYNLFDPFYVNMSAADNIQFIYKSREDQLRALNSTNGPLVFIVF from the exons ATGGAACTCACTTTTAGCAAATGGGTATGTGCATTTCTACTGTGTTGTTGGCTCAACTTCTCTAAGGGATACTCAG TGGAGGGATTACGTGGGGATTCTAAAGTTAAAGCAGTGAACTTGGGAGGGTGGCTGGTTGTGGAAGGTTGGATTAAGCCTTCACTGTTTGATGGCATTCCCAATGGAGACATGCTT GATGGAACAGAGGTACAATTTAAGTCAGTGACATTGCAGAAGTATGTGTCTGCAGAGAATGGAGGAGGTATGATTGTTACAGTTAGCAGAGATGTTGCATCTTCGTGGGAAAGCTTTAAG TTATGGAGAGTTTCAGAATCAGAATTTCAGTTTCGCACCTCCCAAGGCCAATTTCTAACATGTGATGGAATAGGTTGCTCTATCTCTGCAACTGCAGAATCACCTTCCACGTCAGAAACATTTTTCATTGAAAGGAATAACAGTAGAGTTCACATCAAACTCAAGAGTGGGGCTTATTTGCAG GCTACAATAGAAAATCAGCTCACCGGAGACTATCTAGGGACGCCGGGATGGGATGATAATGAAGCCACATTTGAGATGATGATTGTAGCAAATAACTTGCATGGAGATTACCAGCTTGCAAACGGATATGGACACAATGATGCCAAAAAGGTTCTTCAG AGACATAGAAACACTTTTATCACTACCGAAGATTTCCATTTTTTGTATAGACATGGAATAAATACTGTGAGGATCCCAGTTGGCTGGTGGATTGCTTCTGATCCTAATCCTCCTGCTCCATTTATTGGAGGTACTCTGGAAGCTCTGGATAATGCATTCTCATGGGCACA AGCCTATAACATTAAGTGCATAATCGACCTTCATGCAGCTCCTGGCTCCCAAAATGGGATGGAACATAGTGCTAGTCGAGATGGTTTTACAGGCTGGCCTTCTCCAGATTACATCTCTCAAACATTGGATGTTATAGATTTTCTAGCTTCCAG GTATGCAAAACATCCAGCATTACTAGGAATTGAGCTCTTAAATGAACCATCAGCAGCCACAGTTCCATTGGATACTTTAGTTTCATATTACAAACAAGGCTACCAAATTGTTCAAAAGTACTCATCAACGGCTTATGTAATAATTTGCCAAAGAATTGGCAATGCAGATCCCTTGGAACTTTATCAGGCTAACATAGGCTCTCACAACATAGTGGTGGATTTGCATTTCTACAATCTCTTTGACCCTTTCTATGTTAATATGAGTGCTGCGGATAATATACAATTCATATACAAGAGCAGGGAAGACCAATTACGGGCCCTCAACAGCACAAATGGTCCACttgtttttattg TATTTTGA